In the Clostridium gelidum genome, CTTGAAAAACAAATCAAATCTTTGGATATAGAAATTGAATTTTACTATAGTCAATTTGATTCACATTTAACTTCCATTCCTGGAATTGGCCATGTAACTAGCGCTATTATCCTTAGTGAAATTGGTGATATTAAGCGTTTTAAGAATTCTTCTAGCCTAGTGGCTTATGCCGGAATAGATCCTACGGTTAAACAATCTGGTCAATTTTTATCAAATAATAACAAAATGTCTAAAAGAGGCTCACCATACCTTAGACGTGCTTTATTTTTAGCTGCTTCAACATGCACTTTGCATGATAGCCCTCTTAATGAATATTATAACAAAAAAAGAAGTGAAGGTAAGCATCATTTAACTGCCGTTGGCGCGGTAGCCAATAAATTGACACATATTGTTTTTGCTATTATGAGAGACAATAAGGACTATGTCCCTATGGCATAATCCTTACTTAAATATTTCTTTATGGAGCTATTAAAAATTTTATATCTTTGATAGCTATATTTCTTATTGTCTTTTTTAATATTATATCAATTTTAAAATGGCTTTCTGAATCTCTAAATATAATTCTGATTTACATTTTTAGTTAGAGTATATTTTTCATTTTTATATAGCTATTCATAGTACTCTATTAGTAATAATTACAGTTGATCTATATTAATTGGTTCCTTTGCAACAAATCTTTCATACCATTGTCTTAATGGATATCGTGCAACATTCACTATATCCAACTCATTTATGCTAAGAACATACTTTCCTCCTCTTTCAAGAAGTTTAATTAATGGATCATATATACTTAAATATTTATCCACATTCGGATTTTTATCAGCATATCTAGCTAATTGAATATAATACTTTAATATATTTTTAGACATACCTTCCCCTGCAAATTCTACAGCCTCAGGGCTAAGATAGTCAGAAATAACTATCTCTTCCTCTACATCTCCCAGTAGCTTTGCTATATTTGCCATTACAGGTTTTATTGGCATAATTGATTCCTCTTTAAAAAATTTAGCCAATCTTCTTAAATATTCATAACCAAAATCAGCTTCAACTTCTGAATTATTTTTTCCAACTACATCCCATTTTATGTTGTTTATTCTCTCTATCAATTCATTCATATACATTTTTCTCACCTCAATATTAATAATCATTGCTCTTGTTCATATAATTTTTATTCCATTCCTTATTAGCAATGTCAGCATAACCTGGAAAGTCACTAGGCGCTTCAGCTGTTAAATTTGCTTTATCATGTGCGTTTTTAAAAGGATCAGTCCCTTGTCTTTCTTTTACTGGATCCCAAGTAGACGGATCAGTTAATGGCATTCCATCATCCATATATTTTTTTTCTGTCAATTCATGATTCCTAAGAGCCTCAAACCAGTCCTTTTCGGTCTTTGTAATTTCTCCACTTCTTGCCTTTTCCCAACCATAAGCAATATTAGCATTCCCTTGAAAATATAGTTTTTCAGGAGGTTTACCTTGTACTGATAAATCATGGGTATTAAAAAACAAGTGATTTTTCATGTCTATAATGTCTTGCTCTGGTAGACCTGTATTTTTTGCAATATCTGAAACATCACTAAAACCTGCTTTTCTAATGTCGATATATCTTCGCTCAATTAATGCATCAAATCCATCCTCTGGAGGAATAATATATTTTCTCATATCATCAGTATATTTTTCTATTGACTTCACATAGCTGGTCTTAGTATCCTTAAAAAGATTTTTAAAAAATTCAGCCAAATCATCAGTAGCCTTAGGTATTTTACTAGCTAATTTTTTACTTGCATTCATTCCTAATTCAGCCAACTTAGGAATATTTTTAAGTTGACCTGCTATTGGAACTGCTATCAGTGCTACATTAAATGTAAAATTAGCAAGATTAAATTCGTCCTTATATGGTGCCATATCATATAAATAATCATGGATATCTGAAGATATACTACTGCACTTCTCTCTTGCCTTCTTCATAACATCAAAATCTTCTAGTGCTCCACCAAATGGTGCTTCACCTGTTACTTTCTTATAACCATCATACAAATGACGTGCAGGACCTATTATCGTACTATTTTCCAGTTCATAACTAGCCATTTCTCCTGTTGAAATTATAGTCTCTTGAGCAACATTTCCCAAAGCTAACAAATCACTTTTTAAATATTTTCCAGGTGAATTATGTTCCAAATAACTATCCATATCAACAGGCACAAAAGAACTTTTTTCTCCTGATGCTGTTTGTATAGTATTAGTTTTTCCTAAGACATATACACCATCTCCGGATTTTTCTTTTACTAAAGTTTCACTTCCGTAACCACGATTAGAGTTAAACTCTTTTATATCTTCATTATTTTTTAATTCTTCTCCTACAACCGGAACTGAATTTCCATTATCTGATGATGAAGTTTCTCCTGGTATACTTCCTAGAACTGCTACCATTCCAGCAATAGCAGATACTAAAGCTCCTACAGCAAATTCTATACTCTCTGCCACCTTTTTAGCAATTGCCGCAGCAACTCCAGCAGTAGGCTCATCATCTGTAAATGCTCCATAACTATCCCTAGCACTTCCACTTTCGTAAACCACACTTGATTCAGCATAAAATTCATTTTCAAGAGAAATGTAGCTACTCTTGTTCTTTTGTACTAACAATTTACTTGTAGCACTTATTGCTACACTTCCAGCACTTAGACTTACACTTCCTGATGCTCCTATACTTAAATTTCCCGAGCTATTAAATGTAATTCCACTTTGATCATTTAAGTTTACATTAAATCCACTTCTATGAAAATTAATTGCTCCTGGCAACATATCTAAGTAGTTTCCACTTTCTGTTGCAAAATATCTGTTAGCTGTATCTGATAATTCAGCACAAGTGTCTCCATTTTTACGAACACAATTTGTAGCAATAGGTGCTGCCTCTATTATATCTTGGAAATATAACATTGCGCTTTCGTTAACTAACGGCATTGAGTACAATATATTTCCTGTTGGTGGTGCATAATAAAACCAAGCTGCCTTTGAAGGATCTTGACTTTCATCTATATTTAAATGTATTTTCAGCTTTTCACCAGCTGTCTCTAAAACTTTTCCTTCAATGGAAACTCCCTTTATCTTTTGGTTATAGATTTTATCTTGCCAAATTCCTCGTTCCCTGCAAAATCTATATTTATATATTAACTCTCCTTGATGAAGTTTTGCTTCGTATTGATTAACATATAAATCTTTTTGCTTAAAATAAATTTTATCTCCTATATCCATCTTTTTAAGGTTTTCTACTTCATAATAAAAGAAATCTGTATCGTGAAAATCTATTCCAAAGACTTGAGCTTTATTATATCTTTCTAAATCTTTGCATGCTTTATAATTTACTTCATCTTCTAATGTATATTTTTTACCATCTGGTCTTCCATAATAAAACAAATTATTTAGATTTATTATATCACAAATCACTTCTAATCGAAGTAGACTTGCTACTCTTTTTAAAAATTCATAATCGGTTTCTTTATATTGAAATAAAGGTACCCCTATTTTCATTGGCTCGTCCATGCATTGTGTATAACCTAAACTTTTATAAATATCATAAAGAAGCTCTGAATCCTTTCCTTAAAAGAACAAAATACTGTAATGCTTACTTTCAGATTCTTTTGCTTCTACATGGAAAAAGCAGATGATTTTTATCATCTGCTTTCATAAGTTCTTTATTTATTTCAAACTTATATTTGGAAAATTTACACCTCCGAGGTCATAATCGGGAATTTTCGAGTGATTTGCTATTTTATTATAGATATTACATATTGATTCTAAATAAAATTTAAATTTATTTAATTTCTTTTACATCTGTAACAGTAACTTCATGCATCTTTTCAATATTTGCATCTTTCGGTACCACTGCATAATAATTTTGATCATTATCTAATACAAATTGAATTAGCTTTGTCTCTGAATTTCTCCAGTAATTTTTCATATTTGAATAATAATCTTCTATATCTTCTTTATAATCTAACTGCAAAATATATCCTTTTTCTGTCATTGCAAAAACAATCAGACTTCCTAATAGATTTTTTTCCTTATTTTCTTTTTTATACTCTTCAAAGAAAAACCATATTTGATCTAATCCAATAGGCTTTTTGTATTTTTCATAAAAATTGCTATCATCTAGAACTTTATAATCATATATCAACTCATTTACAAATGAATGCCATTTTATTGGAATAATTCTTTCTAATTCAGTATTATTTTCAATTCCTTCTTTTGCTTTTGCTTTTTCTATCTCTTCACTATCATACTCATGCTTGAATTCACTTATTGAAACTTTCTTAAATTTCATTACATTCTTATAATGTGCCAAATCATATGGGTAATGATTATTTTCTATTAAGCTTGCATCATCAATCTCTAATATTTTTGCTAATGCTGCTGTTTCAAAACTCCATAATCCTACATAACCATGTTCTTTATGTGCATTTTTCCATTCATAATCATAATGACCTTTAAACCATTCTTTTTGCATATATTTTTGTATTCTTTTTGATGCACCATTTTTATCTTTTTGTGCAAGTTCTATAATTTCTTTCGTTTTTGAATATGGATTTTCTTTATAATAAATATCTGTAACTTTCAGCCATCCAATATCGCTAGTATATAATAAATAATCAATTACTGAATCTTTAATATTTTCTTTCTCCACTAGCTTAGACAATCTTTTTATATTCTTTTTATCAGTTTCTAATAATATTCCTAAAGATATCATCCAAAGAAGATATAAATATCCTATTTTATGTTCTCCATAGTTTTCCATACATACTATTGTATATTCAAAGTCTTGATTCAAATGCTCTACTGGCATACCGGCAGAATATAATGCACAAATCTTTTTCATTTCATACATAGCATTGTTTTGATATGTTGAACAAATAATGTCTTTATTATCCTTAGGAAATCTCTTGATTTCATTTTTTATATCCTGCTCCAGCTCCATTATTTCCTTTTTTTCTTCTTGTATATATTTTTCTTTATTCGCTATTTGATTTTCAAAATACTCTAAAGATTTCAAATTATCACGTAACATAAATTACTCCTCCTTTATTTATCATGGCCAAATCCCAATAACTTTGCCAGAACTATTCAATTTATAAGTCACTACATTTCCATTACTATCAACTTTAGCTAATACTCTTTCAACTTTACCTCTATCTAATGCTTTAGCAATTTTTCTAGCTAAATCTTCATCTCCATCTACAGCTTTTAAAATACGGTCACTCCCTTTTATCCAATCATCAGATATTTGTAGTCCATCCTTTGTATTTCCTAACTTTGAACTGCCAAACTTAGCCTCATCAATAACATATTCTATATCTGAATCCGGATTTTTATTTTTATATAGTCCATCAATTCCTTTTACTATTTTATCATCCTGGCTTGATGGCGCATCTCTACCTATTGACTCTAAGTCATACCCAGCATCTTTTACCTTCTGATTACTCAATATATTATCATCTGCTGCTGCTTCGCCAAAATTTCCTTTTTGTTTGTTTGTACCAATTTTGGAATCAAAGTTATCAAAATCCCCCATCATATTGCTAATAACAGCTCCAGTACCTAATCCATATGCTCCAATTTTACCAATACCTGCTATTGCAGCTATATTTATATCCCCTACTTTTGATATACTTAATGTACCATTGGCAAATGCTGCAACTTTTAATCCTCCACTAAACAATTTAGGAATATTTGTAACGGATCTTGCTATTCCACCTATGCCACCTATTGCTGATGCTATATTCATTAAAAACTTATCAGTATTAAATAAATCCTTATATGGTGCTTTATCATATAAATAATTATGCCAGTTTGAAGATATTTTATCAAATGACTCTCTTGTTGACTCCCAAGAACCTGGACGATGATATGTTAAACCTGACTGATCTACAAAGGCCTCCCACTCTTCAGGCACATAGGTAACCAATTTAAGGCCTCCCCAAATAGTTTCTTGAGCAACATCTGCTGCAGCATATAATCCTGTCTTTGGTATTAAATTATTAGGATCATAATTTGCTTTTTTATAGGCCTCATAATTATCAACGTCTAAACTTGCACCTGATTCTGAAGAACTTACTGTAGCTGTAAAATTTTCTCCATTTTGTGCTAAAAGTTTTACTTTATCACCATCTTTATACACAGGACCCATACCCGGAGTTTCTCCAGCACCAATATAATAGTCTTTCACATCATTAGTTGAAGTAGAATTGTTTATAGTTTGCCCGCTCATATTATTTATACTATTAGGCTTTCCTTGTAAAATATTAATTAAGTTATCCATGCCATTATTTGAAATATCATTACTTTTACCCATTAATGGCGTGCTTCCAATTCCACTTCCTATAGATGCAGCTATTCCAGCCATAGCAGATACTAAAGCTCCTACAGCAAATTCTATACTCTCTGCCACCTTTTTAGCAATTGCAGCAGCAACTCCAGCAGTAGGCTCATCATCCGTAAATGCTCCATAACTATCTCTAGCACTTCCACTTTCATATACCACACTTGCTTCAGCATAAAATTCATTTTCAAGAGAAATGTAGCTACTCTTGCTCTTTTGCACTAAAAGTTTACTTGTAGCATTTATTGCTACACTACCAGCATTTATTGCTACACTACCAGCACTTAAATCTACACTTCCTGATGCACCGATACTTAAATTTCCTGAACTATTAAATGTAATTCCACTTTGATCATTTAAGTTTACATTAAAACCACTTCTATGAAAATTAATTGCTCCAGGCAGCATATCTAAGTAGTTTCCATTTTCATCTGCAAAGTATCTGTTCGCTGTATCCGAAAAATCTGAGCAGGTATCTCCATTTTTCCTAACACAATTTGTAGCAATAGGTGCTGCCTCTATTATA is a window encoding:
- a CDS encoding PoNe immunity protein domain-containing protein; protein product: MLRDNLKSLEYFENQIANKEKYIQEEKKEIMELEQDIKNEIKRFPKDNKDIICSTYQNNAMYEMKKICALYSAGMPVEHLNQDFEYTIVCMENYGEHKIGYLYLLWMISLGILLETDKKNIKRLSKLVEKENIKDSVIDYLLYTSDIGWLKVTDIYYKENPYSKTKEIIELAQKDKNGASKRIQKYMQKEWFKGHYDYEWKNAHKEHGYVGLWSFETAALAKILEIDDASLIENNHYPYDLAHYKNVMKFKKVSISEFKHEYDSEEIEKAKAKEGIENNTELERIIPIKWHSFVNELIYDYKVLDDSNFYEKYKKPIGLDQIWFFFEEYKKENKEKNLLGSLIVFAMTEKGYILQLDYKEDIEDYYSNMKNYWRNSETKLIQFVLDNDQNYYAVVPKDANIEKMHEVTVTDVKEIK